A single Macaca mulatta isolate MMU2019108-1 chromosome 15, T2T-MMU8v2.0, whole genome shotgun sequence DNA region contains:
- the ANXA1 gene encoding annexin A1, with translation MAMVSEFLKQAWFIENEEQEYVQTVKSSKGGPGSAVSPYPTFNPSSDVAALHKAIMVKGVDEATIIDILTKRNNAQRQQIKAAYLQETGKPLDETLKKALMGHLEEVVLALLKTPAQFDADELRAAMKGLGTDEDTLIEILASRTNKEIRDINRVYREELKRDLAKDITSDTSGDFRNALLSLAKGDRSEDFGVNEDLADSDARALYEAGERRKGTDVNVFNTILTTRSYPHLRRVFQKYTKYSKHDMNKVLDLELKGDIEKCLTAIVKCATSKPAFFAEKLHQAMKGAGTRHKALIRIMVSRSEIDMNDIKAFYQKMYGISLCQAILDETKGDYEKILVALCGGN, from the exons ATGGCAATGGTATCAGAATTCCTCAAGCAGGCCTGGTTTATTGAAAATGAAGAGCAGGAATATGTT caaactgtgAAATCATCCAAAGGTGGTCCTGGATCAGCAGTGAGCCCCTATCCTACCTTCAATCCATCCTCGGATGTCGCTGCCTTGCACAAGGCCATAATGGTTAAAG GTGTGGATGAAGCAACCATCATTGACATTCTAACTAAGCGAAACAATGCACAGCGTCAACAGATCAAAGCAGCATATCTCCAGGAAACAGGAAAG cccCTGGATGAAACACTGAAGAAAGCCCTTATGGGTCACCTTGAGGAGGTTGTTTTAGCTCTGCTAAAAACTCCAGCGCAATTTGATGCTGATGAACTTCGGGCTGCCATGAAG GGCCTTGGAACTGATGAAGACACTCTGATTGAGATTTTGGCATCAAGAACtaacaaagaaatcagagacattAACAGGGTCTACAGAGAGG aaCTGAAGAGAGATCTGGCCAAAGACATAACCTCAGACACATCTGGAGATTTTCGGAACGCTTTGCTTTCTCTTGCTAAG GGTGACCGATCTGAGGACTTTGGTGTGAATGAAGACTTGGCTGATTCAGATGCCAGG GCCTTGTATGAAgcgggagaaaggagaaaggggacAGATGTAAACGTGTTCAATACCATCCTTACCACCCGAAGCTATCCACATCTTCGCAGAG TGTTTCAGAAATACACCAAGTACAGTAAGCATGACATGAACAAAGTTCTGGACCTGGAGTTGAAAGGTGACATTGAGAAATGCCTCACAGCTATCG TGAAGTGTGCCACAAGCAAACCAGCTTTCTTTGCAGAGAAACTTCATCAGGCCATGAAA GGTGCTGGAACTCGCCATAAGGCATTGATCAGGATTATGGTTTCACGTTCTGAAATTGACATGAATGATATCAAAGCATTCTATCAGAAGATGTATGGTATCTCCCTTTGCCAAGCCATCCTG GATGAAACCAAGGGAGATTATGAAAAAATCCTGGTGGCTCTTTGTGGAGGAAACTAA